The Staphylococcus sp. KG4-3 genome has a window encoding:
- a CDS encoding DUF2929 family protein has product MKYLAVLFWSIILLQMINFVLNSLNGGGALNYITPVFGAIAFTIIIVLFDMVIKPSKHDAKEYH; this is encoded by the coding sequence ATGAAATACCTCGCAGTTTTATTTTGGTCTATTATCTTATTACAAATGATTAATTTCGTACTTAATAGTTTGAATGGTGGCGGTGCACTTAACTATATAACACCGGTCTTTGGAGCAATTGCTTTTACAATTATTATCGTTTTATTTGATATGGTGATTAAACCTAGTAAACATGACGCCAAAGAGTACCACTAA
- a CDS encoding beta-ketoacyl-ACP synthase III, translating into MDVGIKGFGAYAPERVVENTYFESFLETSDEWISQMTGIKERRWADENEEASDMAYQASLKAIEDAGIEASEIDMIIVATSTGDFPFPTVANILQEKLGVGKVASMDQLAACSGFMYAMINAKQFVQSGDYKNILVVGVDKLSKITDFTDRSTAILFGDGAGAVVISEVSEGRGILSYELGSDGSGAKHLFLNPENGKIFMNGREVFKFAVRIMGEASTNAVAKANLTPDDVDMFVPHQANIRIMESARERLGIPKEKMSVSVDRFGNTSAASIPLSIGQELEKGKIKDDDVLVLVGFGGGLTWGAVTLRWGK; encoded by the coding sequence ATGGATGTGGGTATTAAAGGTTTTGGTGCGTACGCACCTGAAAGAGTTGTTGAAAATACCTATTTTGAATCATTTTTAGAAACTTCAGATGAGTGGATTTCACAAATGACTGGTATTAAAGAGCGTAGATGGGCAGATGAAAATGAAGAAGCTTCTGACATGGCTTATCAAGCGAGCTTAAAAGCAATCGAAGACGCAGGGATTGAAGCTTCAGAAATCGACATGATTATTGTAGCGACATCGACAGGTGATTTTCCTTTCCCAACAGTCGCTAATATTTTACAAGAAAAATTAGGTGTGGGAAAAGTTGCTTCCATGGATCAACTTGCAGCATGTAGTGGTTTTATGTATGCAATGATTAATGCAAAACAATTTGTGCAATCTGGTGATTATAAAAACATATTAGTTGTCGGTGTAGATAAATTGTCTAAAATTACTGACTTTACAGATCGTTCAACAGCTATTTTATTTGGAGACGGTGCTGGTGCAGTAGTTATTAGTGAGGTATCAGAAGGACGCGGTATTTTAAGCTATGAACTAGGTTCAGATGGTTCAGGAGCAAAGCATTTATTTTTAAACCCAGAAAATGGCAAAATATTTATGAACGGTCGTGAAGTATTTAAATTTGCTGTAAGAATAATGGGCGAAGCGTCAACAAACGCAGTGGCTAAAGCAAATTTAACCCCTGATGACGTAGATATGTTTGTACCACACCAAGCAAACATTAGAATTATGGAATCTGCTAGAGAACGTTTAGGTATACCAAAAGAAAAAATGAGTGTTTCTGTAGACAGATTTGGAAACACGTCAGCAGCATCTATTCCATTAAGTATCGGCCAAGAATTAGAAAAAGGCAAAATTAAAGATGACGATGTCCTTGTATTAGTTGGTTTTGGTGGCGGCTTAACATGGGGCGCTGTCACACTAAGATGGGGAAAATAG
- the fabF gene encoding beta-ketoacyl-ACP synthase II, whose protein sequence is MSKEQRVVITGIGALSPLGNDAKSSWDNALKGVSGIDNITRLDTTDYSVHLAGELKDFNIEDHIPKKEARRMDRFTQYALVAAREAVQDAKLEINEKTANRIGVWIGSGIGGMETFEISHNQLINRGPRKVSPFFVPMLIPDMATGQVSIDIGAKGPNGSTVTACATGTNSIGEAFKIIQRGDADAMVTGGAEAPITHMAIAGFSASRALSTNDDKETACRPFQEGRDGFIMGEGAGIVVLESLESAQARGAQIYAEVVGYGSTGDAYHITAPAPQGEGGSRAMQAAMDDAGIEAKDIQYLNAHGTSTPVGDLTEIQAIKNTFGEAASTLKVSSTKSMTGHLLGATGGIEAIFSALSIRDSRIAPTINANTPDPECDLDIVPNQAEDLDITYAMSNSLGFGGHNAVIVLKKFSD, encoded by the coding sequence ATGAGCAAAGAACAGCGTGTTGTAATAACAGGAATTGGCGCATTATCACCTTTAGGCAACGATGCTAAATCATCGTGGGATAACGCGTTGAAAGGTGTAAGTGGTATTGATAATATTACAAGATTAGATACAACAGATTACAGTGTTCATTTAGCTGGAGAACTAAAAGATTTTAATATAGAAGACCATATCCCGAAAAAAGAAGCACGTAGAATGGATCGTTTTACTCAATATGCGTTAGTAGCTGCTAGAGAAGCGGTTCAAGATGCTAAACTTGAAATTAACGAAAAAACTGCCAATAGAATTGGAGTATGGATTGGTTCAGGAATTGGCGGTATGGAAACATTTGAAATTTCTCATAACCAATTAATTAACCGTGGCCCAAGAAAAGTGAGCCCATTTTTTGTACCAATGCTTATACCTGATATGGCCACAGGCCAAGTGTCTATTGATATTGGTGCCAAAGGTCCAAATGGTTCTACAGTAACAGCTTGTGCAACTGGTACAAACTCAATTGGGGAAGCGTTCAAGATTATTCAACGTGGTGATGCAGATGCAATGGTTACAGGTGGAGCTGAAGCGCCAATCACACATATGGCAATTGCAGGGTTTAGTGCTAGTCGCGCATTATCTACAAATGATGATAAAGAAACTGCATGTCGTCCTTTCCAAGAAGGTCGTGATGGATTCATCATGGGCGAAGGTGCTGGTATTGTAGTATTAGAGTCTTTAGAATCAGCACAAGCACGCGGTGCTCAAATTTATGCAGAAGTTGTAGGGTATGGTTCGACTGGAGACGCATATCATATTACAGCTCCAGCTCCACAAGGTGAAGGTGGCTCTCGTGCTATGCAAGCGGCGATGGATGATGCTGGTATTGAAGCTAAAGATATTCAATATCTTAATGCGCATGGTACAAGTACACCAGTGGGCGACTTAACTGAAATCCAAGCTATTAAAAATACATTTGGTGAAGCTGCTTCTACATTAAAAGTAAGTTCAACTAAATCAATGACAGGTCATTTACTTGGTGCAACAGGTGGTATTGAGGCAATATTTTCTGCGCTTTCAATTAGAGATAGCCGTATTGCACCTACAATTAATGCAAACACACCAGATCCAGAATGTGATTTAGATATCGTTCCTAACCAAGCAGAAGATTTAGATATTACTTATGCAATGAGTAATAGTTTAGGTTTCGGTGGACATAATGCAGTGATTGTGTTGAAGAAATTTAGTGACTAA
- a CDS encoding MFS transporter, producing the protein MKRFLTLSTTLKTRLIADFILIIASQAILPFLALYLTSKVNAVFAGVFLITNLIVSFIVSFIGGYIGDNYNRKKVVNYIHFLYAICLIILSITVTMDGIGLVVFCVTVFIFEIMFAASEPIFEAAIMDAIYEEVREYVYQLNYWMFNISTAIGMVLGALLYLGHKRLLFMIFFLAMLISWYLFEKYYDVEQAYNKKEELTSKFKHFINSYHTVIKDKYFMMLNLGFMLVIMAELSLNSYIVVRLKSDFEPLSFFGFYIDGVRMFTVIMIINTLVVATLTFTVNRVVESTSKRIAFILGIILYTVGYSVLTSASSFWILCLFSIIATLGELIYSPIQNAQRFLMIPDDKRSTYNTFGMVSFYGGNLLARSGLIIGAFVLPWMMSVYVATVVLIGFVLLYYALFCNPNVETK; encoded by the coding sequence ATGAAAAGGTTTTTAACTCTATCCACAACATTAAAAACACGACTTATAGCAGATTTTATATTAATTATTGCGAGCCAAGCGATTTTACCTTTCTTGGCATTATATTTAACTAGTAAAGTGAATGCAGTATTTGCAGGTGTTTTCTTAATTACAAATCTTATTGTAAGTTTCATTGTGTCCTTCATAGGAGGGTATATAGGGGACAATTATAATAGGAAGAAAGTGGTAAATTACATTCATTTTCTTTATGCAATTTGTCTTATTATTTTAAGTATAACCGTTACTATGGATGGTATAGGATTAGTTGTTTTTTGTGTGACAGTTTTTATTTTTGAAATTATGTTTGCTGCGAGTGAACCTATTTTTGAGGCAGCGATTATGGATGCAATTTATGAAGAAGTTCGCGAATACGTGTATCAACTAAATTATTGGATGTTTAATATTAGCACAGCAATTGGAATGGTGCTAGGTGCTTTACTCTATTTAGGTCATAAGCGATTATTATTTATGATATTTTTCTTAGCAATGCTTATAAGTTGGTACCTTTTTGAGAAATACTATGATGTAGAGCAAGCTTATAACAAAAAAGAAGAATTAACATCAAAATTTAAACATTTTATTAATAGTTACCATACTGTTATTAAAGATAAATACTTTATGATGTTAAATTTAGGGTTTATGTTAGTAATTATGGCAGAGTTAAGTTTAAATTCTTATATTGTGGTTAGGTTGAAGTCTGATTTTGAACCATTAAGCTTTTTTGGGTTTTACATAGATGGAGTGAGAATGTTTACTGTTATTATGATAATCAATACACTTGTTGTAGCTACCTTAACTTTTACAGTAAATAGAGTTGTGGAATCAACATCGAAAAGAATTGCGTTTATTTTAGGGATTATATTATATACCGTTGGTTATAGTGTGTTGACGTCTGCGAGCTCATTTTGGATTTTATGTTTATTCTCCATTATTGCTACATTAGGGGAGTTGATATATTCGCCTATACAAAACGCACAAAGATTTTTAATGATACCAGATGATAAACGAAGTACATATAATACATTTGGTATGGTATCGTTTTATGGTGGTAATTTATTAGCACGTTCTGGGTTAATTATAGGGGCTTTTGTTTTACCATGGATGATGTCGGTATATGTTGCAACCGTTGTTTTAATAGGATTTGTATTATTATATTATGCTTTGTTTTGTAACCCGAATGTTGAAACGAAATAA
- a CDS encoding DUF3899 domain-containing protein, whose protein sequence is MRNLTSIFGWAFLTPLLSLLFWFFFSHTLIYFINIFFYISISLTIFFFIIIIVQEGIFDPTSYGFRRLKYQLSSKKHKDTIENDEFFKPKQVKKDDYFVSPWVKIAFSFNLFYLILAIVISFLI, encoded by the coding sequence ATGCGAAATTTAACTTCTATATTTGGTTGGGCGTTTTTAACACCCCTACTTTCTTTGCTGTTTTGGTTTTTCTTTTCACATACCTTAATATATTTTATTAATATTTTCTTCTATATTTCGATTTCATTAACCATATTCTTTTTTATTATCATTATCGTTCAAGAAGGTATTTTTGATCCTACAAGTTATGGTTTTAGAAGACTAAAATATCAGCTTTCAAGTAAAAAACACAAAGATACCATAGAAAATGATGAATTTTTTAAACCTAAACAAGTTAAAAAAGATGACTATTTTGTCTCTCCATGGGTAAAAATTGCATTTAGTTTTAATTTATTTTATTTAATACTCGCAATCGTTATATCATTTTTAATTTAA
- the opp3b gene encoding oligopeptide ABC transporter permease, whose amino-acid sequence MLKYIMKRLGYMILSLFIIITITFFLMKLMPGSPFNDEKLNEEQKQILNEKYGLNDPVPVQYASYLKNVVTGDFGNSFQYDNQPVWDLIKPRLLPSFEMGMTAMVIGVILGLILGVIAAVRQNTWVDYSATVISVIAVSVPSFVLAVLLQYVFSVRLQWFPVAGWEGLSTAVLPSLALSAAVLATVARYIRAEMIEVLSSDYILLARAKGNSTMRVLFGHALRNALIPVITIIVPMLASILTGTLTIENIFGVPGLGDQFVRSITTNDFPVIMATTILFSTLFIVSIFLVDILYGVIDPRIRVQGGKK is encoded by the coding sequence ATGCTTAAGTATATTATGAAGCGATTAGGGTATATGATTTTATCATTATTCATAATCATAACGATCACTTTTTTCTTAATGAAGTTAATGCCTGGTTCGCCATTTAATGATGAAAAATTAAATGAAGAGCAGAAACAAATTTTAAATGAAAAATATGGTCTGAATGATCCGGTACCTGTACAGTATGCCAGTTATCTAAAGAATGTAGTTACGGGGGACTTTGGTAACTCATTCCAATATGACAATCAACCTGTTTGGGACTTAATAAAACCGAGATTGTTACCGTCATTTGAGATGGGGATGACAGCAATGGTTATCGGTGTAATACTAGGTTTGATTTTGGGGGTCATAGCAGCAGTACGGCAAAACACCTGGGTGGATTATTCTGCAACGGTAATTTCAGTTATTGCGGTTTCAGTACCGTCATTTGTATTAGCAGTATTATTGCAGTATGTCTTTTCAGTAAGATTACAGTGGTTTCCTGTTGCGGGTTGGGAAGGGTTATCAACAGCAGTGCTACCTTCACTAGCTTTATCTGCAGCAGTACTAGCAACCGTGGCTAGATACATAAGAGCGGAAATGATTGAAGTATTAAGTTCAGATTATATCTTGTTAGCACGTGCCAAAGGTAACTCAACAATGAGAGTATTATTTGGCCATGCATTAAGGAATGCTTTAATTCCAGTTATAACAATTATTGTGCCGATGTTAGCAAGTATCCTAACAGGTACACTAACAATCGAAAATATCTTTGGTGTGCCTGGTTTAGGGGATCAATTCGTTAGATCTATAACAACAAATGACTTCCCAGTTATCATGGCAACGACAATTTTATTCAGTACACTATTTATTGTTTCCATTTTCCTTGTAGACATATTATATGGTGTTATTGATCCACGTATTCGTGTACAAGGAGGTAAAAAATAA
- the opp3C gene encoding oligopeptide ABC transporter permease, with protein sequence MADKRDEKLNDDHSNAVMTTTSEAIPASDFIRSNNDIEKEPEMQRESKNFWQDAWTQLKRNKLAVVGMVGLIIIVLLALIGPLLSSHDYAEQDVERRNLPAKIPVLDQISFLPFDGEGAQGVDAYKEAGVKENFWFGTDQLGRDLWSRTWQGAQVSLFIGVVAALLDIFIGVIYGAISGFFGGRLDNVMQRIIEIVASIPTLIVVILFVLIFEPSIWTIILAMAITGWIGMSRVVRGEFLKLKNQEFVLASKTLGASKFKLIFKHILPNTLGVIVVTSMFTVPNAIFFEAFLSFIGIGVPAPRTSLGSLVNEGRAMLLIHPHELFIPALVLSLLILFFYLFSDGLRDAFDPKMRR encoded by the coding sequence ATGGCTGATAAAAGAGATGAAAAATTAAATGATGATCATTCAAATGCAGTGATGACTACTACCTCTGAAGCTATTCCAGCATCTGATTTTATTAGAAGTAACAATGATATTGAAAAAGAACCTGAAATGCAAAGAGAGAGTAAAAACTTTTGGCAGGATGCATGGACACAATTGAAACGAAATAAACTTGCAGTAGTAGGGATGGTTGGTTTAATTATTATTGTGCTATTAGCGCTGATAGGGCCGTTATTAAGTTCACATGACTATGCTGAACAAGATGTTGAGCGTCGTAATCTACCGGCGAAGATACCAGTATTAGACCAAATTTCATTCTTACCATTTGATGGTGAGGGAGCGCAAGGCGTTGATGCTTATAAAGAAGCTGGGGTTAAAGAAAACTTCTGGTTCGGTACAGACCAATTAGGTAGAGATTTATGGTCAAGAACATGGCAAGGTGCACAAGTATCATTATTTATTGGTGTTGTCGCTGCCTTACTAGATATATTTATAGGAGTCATATACGGAGCAATATCAGGATTTTTTGGCGGTCGATTAGATAATGTTATGCAACGTATAATAGAAATTGTTGCTTCTATTCCAACACTTATTGTTGTGATTTTATTTGTACTAATCTTTGAACCATCTATATGGACGATTATTTTAGCGATGGCTATCACAGGTTGGATTGGTATGAGTCGTGTCGTTCGTGGAGAATTTTTAAAGTTGAAAAACCAAGAATTTGTTTTGGCTTCAAAAACATTGGGTGCATCAAAATTCAAACTGATTTTCAAACATATTTTACCTAACACGTTAGGTGTTATTGTAGTGACTTCAATGTTTACAGTGCCTAACGCAATATTCTTTGAAGCATTCTTAAGCTTTATTGGTATTGGGGTACCTGCGCCAAGAACATCTTTGGGTTCTTTGGTAAATGAAGGTAGAGCTATGTTGCTCATCCACCCACATGAATTATTTATACCAGCGTTAGTATTAAGTTTACTAATCTTATTCTTCTATCTATTTAGTGATGGATTACGTGATGCATTTGATCCGAAAATGCGTAGATAA
- a CDS encoding ABC transporter ATP-binding protein has product MSERILEVSDLHVSFDIDAGEVQAVRGVDFVIDKGETLAIVGESGSGKSVTTKAITKLFQGDAGRIKKGQINFLGEDLARKSEQELIKLRGKDISMIFQDPMTSLNPTMKIGKQVMEPLIKHKNYNKANAKKRALEILNLVGLPNAEKRFNAYPHQFSGGQRQRIVIATALACEPKVLIADEPTTALDVTMQAQILELMKELQHKISTSIIFITHDLGVVANIADRVAVMYGGQMVETGDVDEIFYDPKHPYTWGLLSSMPDLTTGADTELLAIPGTPPDLLHPPKGDAFAERSQFALDIDFKTPPPWYQVSTTHFVKSWLLDDRAPRVEPPEMVKKRLRKMPNNFDKPQQVERVSFNGE; this is encoded by the coding sequence ATGTCAGAAAGAATATTAGAAGTTAGTGATTTGCATGTTTCCTTTGATATCGATGCAGGGGAAGTGCAAGCGGTAAGAGGCGTTGACTTTGTTATCGATAAAGGAGAGACATTAGCAATTGTTGGTGAATCTGGTTCCGGTAAATCAGTAACAACAAAAGCTATTACGAAATTATTTCAAGGTGACGCCGGAAGAATTAAAAAAGGACAAATTAATTTCTTAGGTGAAGATTTAGCGAGAAAATCAGAGCAAGAATTAATTAAATTGCGCGGTAAAGACATTTCTATGATTTTCCAAGACCCGATGACATCATTAAACCCAACTATGAAAATTGGAAAACAGGTTATGGAACCATTAATTAAACATAAAAATTATAATAAAGCAAATGCTAAAAAAAGAGCACTTGAAATTCTGAATCTAGTTGGTTTACCAAATGCTGAAAAACGATTTAACGCTTATCCCCATCAATTTTCTGGTGGACAAAGACAAAGAATCGTTATAGCGACGGCTCTCGCATGTGAACCAAAAGTACTTATCGCAGATGAGCCTACAACTGCACTCGATGTAACAATGCAAGCACAAATATTAGAACTTATGAAGGAGCTTCAACATAAAATCAGTACCTCTATTATATTTATTACACATGATCTAGGTGTTGTAGCAAACATAGCGGATAGAGTTGCTGTAATGTATGGAGGGCAAATGGTAGAAACTGGTGATGTAGATGAAATATTCTACGATCCTAAACATCCTTATACATGGGGATTACTTTCTTCTATGCCAGACTTAACAACTGGGGCTGATACAGAGTTGCTAGCGATTCCTGGTACACCACCTGATTTGTTACACCCACCAAAAGGGGATGCATTTGCGGAACGTAGTCAATTTGCTTTAGATATTGATTTCAAGACACCACCACCATGGTATCAGGTATCGACAACACATTTTGTGAAATCATGGTTACTGGACGATCGTGCGCCTCGCGTAGAACCACCAGAAATGGTCAAAAAACGTTTGCGTAAAATGCCAAATAACTTTGATAAACCACAACAGGTAGAAAGGGTGTCTTTCAATGGAGAATAG
- a CDS encoding ABC transporter ATP-binding protein has product MENSNELLLQVKNLKQYFNEGKRNEVRAIENISFDVYKGETFGLVGESGCGKSTTGKAIIKLNEITDGEILYEGVDIQKIKNRKDSLKFNKKIQMIFQDPYASLNPRLKVMDIVAEGIDIHKLSTGVKDRKKRVYDLLETVGLSKEHANRYPHEFSGGQRQRIGIARALAVEPEFIIADEPISALDVSIQAQVVNLLLKLQRERGITFLFIAHDLSMVKYISDRIAVMHFGKIVEIGSADEIYNHPMHPYTKSLLSAVPQPDPESERVRKRTHFKEDDTKNNQRSLQEIRVNHYVFTTEEEAKELKSQTQEASV; this is encoded by the coding sequence ATGGAGAATAGTAATGAGTTATTATTGCAAGTGAAAAATTTAAAACAATATTTTAACGAAGGTAAACGTAATGAAGTTAGAGCCATTGAAAACATTTCTTTTGATGTTTATAAAGGCGAAACTTTTGGACTTGTTGGTGAATCAGGATGTGGAAAATCAACAACAGGCAAAGCGATTATTAAATTAAATGAAATAACGGATGGCGAGATTTTATATGAAGGCGTGGATATTCAAAAAATTAAAAATCGTAAAGATTCTTTGAAATTCAATAAAAAAATTCAGATGATTTTCCAAGATCCTTATGCTTCATTAAACCCAAGACTTAAGGTAATGGATATTGTAGCTGAAGGTATTGATATACACAAACTTTCAACAGGGGTAAAAGACCGAAAAAAACGTGTCTATGATTTGCTAGAAACTGTTGGTTTAAGTAAAGAACATGCCAATCGTTATCCTCATGAATTTTCAGGTGGTCAACGTCAACGTATTGGGATTGCAAGAGCATTAGCAGTTGAGCCTGAGTTTATTATTGCTGATGAACCTATTTCGGCGTTAGACGTTTCTATACAAGCACAAGTAGTAAATCTATTATTAAAATTGCAGAGAGAACGTGGCATAACATTTTTATTTATTGCCCATGACTTATCAATGGTTAAATACATTTCAGACAGAATTGCAGTTATGCATTTTGGTAAAATTGTTGAAATAGGTAGTGCAGATGAAATTTACAATCACCCAATGCATCCCTATACGAAGTCATTACTTTCTGCTGTACCACAACCTGACCCTGAAAGTGAAAGAGTTAGAAAAAGAACTCATTTTAAAGAAGATGACACTAAAAATAATCAACGCTCATTACAAGAAATTAGAGTAAATCATTATGTATTTACTACAGAAGAAGAAGCTAAAGAATTAAAATCTCAAACACAAGAGGCTTCTGTTTAA